CCTGTCCCAGGTCAGCCCCGGTCTGCCCCCTCCGCTGAAGAGGGCAGGCACCAAGGAGTGCGGCGTGCAGGTCAACGCCAGGGTGGATAAGATCGTGCAGTGCTCGCTGGGTCCCAAAACGCTGTTCTGCCTGGAGGGCGTCCGTCCTCCTCCCCCGGTGTCCTCCAGGTCCCCGAAGAGCCCGGATCTGTTGAAGGCGGACGCGGAGGCGCCGTGCAGCACGCCGCCGGTCAGCAACCTGCGCTTCCTGAGGCCCGTGTCCATCTACTCACCGGTGTTTGACCGCAGGATCCTGCTGAAGAGCCTCTGCGACGAGGGCGGGAGTGAAGGAGAGGCCGAGGCCGCCGAGCAGTCCGACAAGGATGCTGAGGCGGATCAAAGCGgtgaggacacagagagagacttCAAGACAACTTTCCACCGGTCTGCAAAGGGGTCCAACTTTCAGGTGAAGACTAGCGAGCTCTCCTTGGATTCACACCGAGAAAACAAATCCTGGTTTACCGATTAGGAGCACTGTTCCCACAGTCCCAGAATTCAGTAGGTGCT
This window of the Pempheris klunzingeri isolate RE-2024b chromosome 14, fPemKlu1.hap1, whole genome shotgun sequence genome carries:
- the zar1l gene encoding protein ZAR1-like, with translation MEGFLSTFPPYTVCAPPAQDSGRGKREGRFMTPQGLNYLELCRAILSQVSPGLPPPLKRAGTKECGVQVNARVDKIVQCSLGPKTLFCLEGVRPPPPVSSRSPKSPDLLKADAEAPCSTPPVSNLRFLRPVSIYSPVFDRRILLKSLCDEGGSEGEAEAAEQSDKDAEADQSGEDTERDFKTTFHRSAKGSNFQFLEQRYGFFHCKKCNIRWESAYVWCISGTNKVYYKQLCRKCQVGFNPYRVESILCKGCSQTCCSCERKQRHINMKRPHRQDLCCRCKGMRLSCDATYSFKYIV